In Paracoccus jeotgali, the following are encoded in one genomic region:
- the motA gene encoding flagellar motor stator protein MotA, with protein MFGAIGILVTIGAVFGGYALAGGKIGVILHALPFEMMIIGGAAVGSYVLSNSSDVLKHTLRDIIRAFKGPVWTGQDHQDLLCLMFQLLRLGRNNPVELEEHIENPETSEFFLAYPRILADHEVVSIITDTLRSASLNYDDPYQVEDMLTKRIALIKDEELHVAHALQSMADALPALGIVAAVLGVIKTMSAIDQPPEILGKMIGAALVGTFLGVFLAYGLVAPLAQRLTAVKKHDMSFYEVIKSVLVAGLHQHATNMCVEVGRQSAPEQVRPSFISLENALRDIKRAS; from the coding sequence ATGTTCGGTGCAATCGGCATCCTGGTCACCATCGGCGCGGTGTTCGGCGGCTATGCCCTGGCGGGCGGCAAGATCGGCGTCATCCTGCACGCCCTGCCGTTCGAGATGATGATCATCGGCGGCGCGGCAGTCGGCTCGTATGTGCTGTCGAACAGCAGCGACGTGCTGAAACACACGCTGCGCGACATCATCCGCGCCTTCAAGGGGCCTGTCTGGACCGGACAGGATCATCAGGACCTGCTGTGTCTGATGTTCCAGCTGCTGCGCCTTGGGCGCAACAATCCGGTCGAACTCGAGGAGCATATCGAGAACCCCGAGACCAGCGAGTTCTTCCTCGCCTATCCGCGCATCCTCGCCGATCACGAGGTGGTCTCGATCATCACCGACACGCTGCGCTCGGCCAGCCTGAACTATGACGACCCCTATCAGGTCGAGGACATGCTGACCAAGCGCATCGCGCTGATCAAGGACGAGGAGCTGCACGTCGCCCACGCGCTGCAGTCGATGGCCGACGCGCTGCCCGCGCTTGGCATCGTCGCGGCGGTGCTGGGCGTCATCAAGACCATGAGCGCCATCGACCAGCCGCCCGAGATCCTCGGCAAGATGATCGGCGCGGCGCTGGTCGGGACGTTTCTGGGGGTGTTTCTGGCCTATGGGCTGGTCGCGCCGCTGGCGCAGCGGCTGACGGCGGTCAAGAAACACGACATGTCATTCTACGAGGTGATCAAGTCGGTTCTCGTCGCCGGCCTGCACCAGCACGCCACCAACATGTGCGTCGAGGTCGGCCGCCAATCCGCGCCCGAACAGGTCCGGCCGAGCTTCATTTCGCTGGAAAACGCGCTCCGCGACATCAAGAGGGCGTCATGA
- a CDS encoding MotE family protein, with amino-acid sequence MSRLVLPLIAAALLPVAALSLQAPAPPAPPPAAAGLLAGCADIPEVTALVEELRLREDRLRIALASLEAQKAEIATARATLTAELRRLKDARGGLGGSPTNTQRAVADDVGRLVAVYEAMKPKEAAQVMASLPPDFSAELLMRVNPETGARIIAAIPPDKAAILTTYMGARSARHR; translated from the coding sequence ATGTCTAGGCTGGTCCTGCCCCTGATCGCCGCGGCCCTGTTGCCGGTCGCCGCGCTGTCGCTGCAGGCCCCGGCGCCGCCTGCCCCGCCGCCCGCCGCGGCTGGCCTGCTCGCCGGCTGCGCCGACATCCCCGAGGTGACCGCGCTGGTCGAGGAGTTGCGCCTGCGCGAGGACCGGCTGCGGATCGCGCTCGCCAGCCTCGAGGCCCAAAAGGCCGAAATCGCCACCGCAAGGGCCACGCTGACGGCCGAGCTGCGCCGGCTGAAAGACGCGCGCGGCGGCCTGGGCGGCTCACCCACCAACACGCAGCGCGCCGTCGCCGATGATGTCGGCCGCCTGGTCGCGGTCTATGAGGCGATGAAGCCGAAAGAGGCCGCGCAGGTGATGGCGAGCCTGCCGCCCGACTTTTCCGCCGAACTGCTGATGCGCGTGAACCCGGAAACCGGCGCCCGCATCATCGCCGCGATCCCGCCCGACAAGGCGGCCATCCTGACCACTTACATGGGCGCCCGCAGCGCCCGCCACAGATAG
- a CDS encoding flagellar basal body-associated FliL family protein, with the protein MTDITPAETAPKPSRRGMLVVAALILAVGAGGGAMGFLGVVSPSRLLAPKPAAVSLPQVGFADVPRIVVPISGRDRQLALSIKLEVAPEELARVELLMPRLSDSFTGFLSDIDAAAIERRGVLEIIRAELAARADMILGAGVVKNVLITEFAVQ; encoded by the coding sequence ATGACCGACATCACGCCTGCCGAGACCGCCCCGAAACCCAGCCGTCGCGGCATGCTTGTGGTCGCGGCCCTGATTCTGGCGGTCGGGGCGGGGGGCGGCGCGATGGGTTTCCTGGGAGTGGTCAGCCCGTCGCGTCTGCTCGCGCCTAAGCCTGCGGCGGTCTCGCTGCCGCAGGTCGGATTTGCCGATGTGCCCCGGATCGTGGTGCCGATCAGTGGGCGCGACCGGCAGCTTGCGCTGAGCATCAAGCTCGAGGTCGCGCCCGAGGAACTGGCCCGGGTCGAGTTGCTGATGCCGCGGCTGTCCGACAGCTTCACCGGCTTTCTGAGCGACATCGACGCCGCCGCCATCGAGCGCCGCGGCGTGCTCGAGATCATCCGGGCCGAGCTTGCGGCGCGCGCCGACATGATCCTGGGCGCCGGGGTGGTGAAAAACGTCCTGATCACGGAGTTCGCAGTCCAATGA
- the fliF gene encoding flagellar basal-body MS-ring/collar protein FliF encodes MQELQKFWTGRSRNQRLAIIGGFVASFVLVLAFVALAGRVQMALLYAGLDDAQAAPIVAHLEQGGVAYQLRGGTIWVDQTQRDRVRMDLAARNLPQQGGPGYEILDEMSGFSTTSQMFDAAYWRAKEGELARTILSIPSIRSARVHLTAPQSRGYRDTQPGSASVTVVTDGTPLTAAQADAMRFLISSAVPKLAPEAVSVIDSARGLIQPQDEQGASEREDRIKENVERILAPHVGAGNAIVEVSVDLVTETEQVTERSFDPTQRAMISQETEELSDESSMAESAAVTAASNLPERADQSGERQQSQRAETRQRANYEVGSLTRQIERHPGSVRRLSVAVLVNGTPQDGADGVSRIVPRPEPELSTIRDLVAAAVGFDAQRGDEITVKSMPFVAETASGTEAVRGGLLERLALDSLVRLLVVGLFALLALMLTLRALRNRTSEALDASQPLAQLPDTLDTPPMVTPPMLPMAEVDLDFTPATAMALPDDPVARLKQLMKERQDETVRLLNGWIGSDERTAP; translated from the coding sequence TTGCAGGAACTGCAGAAATTCTGGACAGGACGTTCGCGCAATCAGCGGCTGGCCATCATCGGCGGCTTCGTCGCCAGCTTTGTGCTGGTGCTGGCCTTCGTGGCGCTGGCCGGCCGCGTTCAGATGGCGCTGCTCTATGCCGGGCTGGATGATGCGCAGGCGGCGCCGATCGTCGCCCATCTCGAGCAGGGGGGCGTGGCCTATCAGCTTCGCGGCGGCACGATCTGGGTCGACCAGACGCAGCGCGACCGGGTCCGCATGGATCTCGCCGCCCGCAACCTGCCTCAGCAGGGCGGGCCGGGCTATGAGATCCTGGACGAGATGTCGGGCTTCAGCACCACCTCGCAGATGTTCGACGCGGCCTATTGGCGCGCGAAGGAGGGCGAGCTTGCCCGCACGATCCTGTCGATCCCCTCGATCCGCTCGGCCCGGGTGCACCTGACCGCGCCGCAATCGCGCGGTTATCGCGACACGCAGCCTGGCTCGGCCTCGGTGACGGTGGTGACGGACGGCACGCCGCTGACCGCCGCGCAGGCCGATGCGATGCGGTTCCTGATCTCGTCGGCGGTGCCGAAGCTGGCGCCAGAGGCGGTCTCGGTCATCGATTCGGCGCGCGGCTTGATCCAGCCGCAGGACGAGCAGGGCGCGTCGGAGCGCGAGGACCGGATCAAGGAGAACGTCGAGCGGATCCTCGCCCCGCATGTCGGTGCCGGCAATGCCATCGTCGAGGTCAGCGTCGATCTGGTGACCGAGACCGAGCAGGTGACCGAACGCAGCTTTGATCCGACGCAGCGCGCGATGATCTCGCAAGAGACCGAGGAGCTGAGCGACGAAAGCAGCATGGCCGAGAGTGCGGCGGTGACGGCGGCCTCGAACCTGCCCGAACGCGCCGACCAGTCGGGCGAGCGCCAGCAATCGCAGCGGGCCGAGACCCGGCAGCGGGCAAATTACGAGGTCGGCAGCCTGACCCGCCAGATCGAGCGTCATCCCGGCTCGGTCCGCCGTCTCAGCGTGGCGGTGCTGGTCAACGGCACGCCGCAGGACGGCGCTGACGGCGTCTCGCGCATCGTGCCCCGGCCCGAGCCGGAACTGTCGACGATCCGCGATCTCGTGGCCGCCGCCGTGGGCTTCGACGCCCAGCGCGGGGATGAGATCACGGTCAAGTCGATGCCATTCGTCGCCGAAACCGCCAGCGGCACCGAGGCGGTGCGCGGCGGCCTGCTCGAGCGGCTGGCGCTCGATTCGCTGGTGCGGCTGCTGGTGGTGGGGCTGTTCGCGCTGCTGGCGCTGATGCTGACGCTGCGCGCGCTGCGGAACCGGACCAGCGAGGCGCTCGATGCCTCGCAGCCGCTGGCGCAATTGCCCGACACGCTCGACACCCCGCCCATGGTCACGCCGCCGATGCTGCCGATGGCCGAGGTCGATCTCGATTTCACGCCCGCCACGGCGATGGCGCTGCCTGACGATCCTGTCGCACGCCTGAAGCAACTGATGAAAGAGCGTCAGGACGAGACCGTCCGGCTGCTCAACGGCTGGATCGGCAGCGACGAAAGGACCGCCCCATGA
- a CDS encoding FliM/FliN family flagellar motor switch protein, with amino-acid sequence MELNPTVLTDNIPVEISVRIGRRRMTVAELSNLRENDILPLNQAVDDAVEICVGDHVVAYAELVADEGDSGRLNLRITRAAGEAS; translated from the coding sequence ATGGAGCTGAACCCCACCGTGCTGACCGACAACATCCCGGTCGAGATTTCCGTCCGCATCGGCCGCCGCCGCATGACCGTGGCCGAGCTGTCGAACCTGCGCGAAAACGACATCCTGCCGCTCAATCAGGCCGTCGATGACGCGGTCGAGATCTGCGTCGGCGATCACGTCGTGGCCTATGCCGAACTTGTCGCCGATGAAGGCGACAGCGGTCGGCTGAACCTGCGGATCACCCGCGCCGCCGGAGAGGCTTCGTGA
- a CDS encoding flagellar type III secretion system pore protein FliP, whose protein sequence is MAQTAPEPAAPDALGGALDGIAQALAQGSGAAGGVGQTSILLFLGLTILSLAPAIAITVTCFPFMVTVLSILRQSLGLQQSPPNMLIISLSLFLTWFVMDPVLNEAWTVAGIPLQSGQIGVVEALSRGIVPFERFMSLRTDPAILDQMRALLPDNNAEGLRLLVPSFMLTELTRAFEIGFLIALPFLVIDLVVSAVLMAMGMMMVPPAIVALPFKLAFFVVVDGWAMLSAALVRGYQ, encoded by the coding sequence CTGGCGCAGACCGCGCCCGAACCTGCCGCGCCCGATGCGCTTGGCGGGGCGCTGGACGGGATCGCGCAGGCCTTGGCGCAGGGGTCAGGGGCGGCGGGCGGGGTCGGGCAGACCTCGATCCTGCTGTTTCTGGGGCTGACGATCCTGTCCCTCGCGCCTGCCATCGCGATCACGGTGACCTGCTTTCCCTTCATGGTCACGGTGCTTTCCATCCTGCGCCAGTCGCTGGGGCTGCAGCAATCGCCGCCTAACATGCTCATCATCAGCCTATCGCTTTTTCTGACCTGGTTCGTCATGGACCCGGTCCTGAACGAGGCCTGGACCGTCGCCGGCATCCCGCTGCAAAGCGGCCAGATCGGCGTCGTCGAGGCGCTGTCGCGCGGCATCGTCCCCTTCGAGCGCTTCATGTCGCTGCGCACCGACCCCGCGATCCTCGACCAGATGCGCGCGCTGCTGCCCGACAACAACGCCGAGGGGCTGCGTCTGCTGGTGCCGTCCTTCATGCTGACCGAGTTGACGCGCGCCTTCGAGATCGGCTTTCTGATCGCGCTGCCGTTCCTGGTGATCGACCTGGTGGTCTCGGCGGTGCTGATGGCGATGGGGATGATGATGGTGCCGCCGGCCATTGTGGCGCTGCCCTTCAAACTCGCCTTCTTCGTCGTCGTCGACGGTTGGGCGATGCTGTCGGCGGCGCTGGTGCGCGGATATCAGTGA
- the hslO gene encoding Hsp33 family molecular chaperone HslO: MTDINQIAWDDTVLPFQLDRSSIRGRVARLDGVLNHILSRHDYPGPVAAAVAELALLTALIGPTIKLRWKLSLQVRGKGAIRTLAADYYAPETEGGAARIRAWASFDAERLDDAPFFDQIGDGYFAILIDQGAGNLPYQGITPLAGGSLAACAETYFAQSEQLPSSFALSVGRSLLPGKDEAWRAGGIMLQTLPAQPMRDSDPDADPGRTPALIEAADILQGAESEDWSRANHLLSTVEDIEMIGPSVAPTELLVRLFHEEQPRIFDPQRVEFGCSCSAERVRSTMSIYSQKDIGHMTTDEGIVTADCQFCGAHYEFDPRSLGFEASIDSDGNALPESDSDGTAQGAARA; this comes from the coding sequence ATGACAGACATCAATCAGATCGCGTGGGACGATACCGTCCTGCCGTTTCAGCTCGACCGGTCGTCGATCCGGGGCCGCGTGGCCCGGCTCGACGGGGTGCTGAACCACATTCTTTCGCGCCATGACTATCCCGGCCCGGTCGCCGCCGCGGTGGCGGAACTGGCGCTGCTGACGGCGCTGATCGGCCCGACGATCAAGCTGCGCTGGAAGCTGTCCTTGCAGGTGCGCGGCAAGGGCGCGATCCGCACGCTCGCCGCCGATTATTACGCGCCCGAGACCGAGGGCGGCGCCGCCCGCATCCGCGCCTGGGCCAGCTTTGACGCCGAGCGTCTGGACGACGCGCCGTTCTTCGACCAGATCGGCGACGGGTATTTCGCCATCCTCATCGACCAGGGCGCCGGAAACCTGCCCTATCAGGGCATCACGCCCTTGGCCGGCGGCTCGCTGGCCGCCTGCGCCGAGACCTATTTCGCCCAGTCCGAGCAACTGCCCAGCAGCTTTGCGCTGTCGGTGGGCCGGTCGCTGCTGCCCGGCAAAGACGAGGCGTGGCGGGCCGGCGGCATCATGCTGCAGACCCTGCCCGCCCAGCCGATGCGCGACAGCGATCCCGACGCCGATCCGGGCCGGACCCCGGCGCTGATCGAGGCCGCCGACATTCTGCAGGGCGCCGAATCCGAGGACTGGTCGCGGGCCAATCACCTGCTTTCGACCGTCGAGGATATCGAGATGATCGGCCCCAGTGTTGCCCCGACCGAGCTGCTGGTCCGGCTGTTCCACGAAGAACAGCCCCGCATCTTCGACCCGCAGCGGGTCGAGTTCGGCTGCTCTTGCAGCGCCGAGCGGGTTCGCAGCACCATGTCCATCTATAGCCAGAAGGACATTGGCCACATGACGACGGATGAGGGCATCGTGACCGCCGACTGCCAGTTCTGCGGTGCGCATTACGAGTTCGACCCGCGCTCGCTGGGGTTCGAGGCCAGCATCGACAGCGACGGCAACGCGCTGCCGGAAAGCGACAGCGACGGCACCGCGCAAGGGGCGGCGCGGGCGTGA
- a CDS encoding NUDIX hydrolase yields the protein MPALSSRPALSGEAFADRLRAAVAHTTPPSSDYDPERDRDLYQPPLRDAGVLAAFHEDDGRLFLTKRAATMRHHPGQIALPGGKVDPGDPDVTAAALREAHEEIGLHADQVEVIGTLPVHHTVTRFRITPLIAIIRGPFTPLPEPGEVAEVFTLPFAHVTDAANYRLERRDWQGTPRAYPVAPLGPYYLWGATARILMGLAERLRS from the coding sequence ATGCCGGCCCTGTCCTCTCGTCCGGCGCTGTCGGGCGAGGCGTTCGCCGACCGCCTGCGCGCCGCCGTCGCCCACACCACCCCGCCCAGTTCGGATTACGACCCCGAGCGTGACCGCGACCTCTACCAGCCGCCGCTGCGCGATGCCGGCGTGCTGGCCGCCTTCCACGAGGATGACGGCCGCCTGTTCCTGACCAAGCGCGCCGCCACCATGCGGCACCATCCCGGCCAGATCGCGCTGCCCGGCGGCAAGGTCGATCCCGGCGATCCCGACGTCACCGCCGCCGCCCTGCGTGAGGCGCATGAAGAGATCGGCCTGCACGCCGATCAGGTCGAGGTCATCGGCACCCTGCCCGTCCACCACACCGTCACCCGCTTTCGCATCACGCCCTTGATTGCCATCATCCGCGGCCCCTTCACACCGCTGCCCGAACCCGGCGAGGTGGCCGAGGTCTTCACCCTGCCCTTCGCCCATGTCACCGACGCCGCGAACTACCGGCTCGAGCGGCGCGACTGGCAAGGAACGCCGCGCGCCTATCCGGTGGCGCCGCTGGGGCCCTATTACCTGTGGGGGGCGACGGCGCGCATCCTGATGGGACTGGCGGAAAGGCTGCGGTCTTGA
- a CDS encoding CCA tRNA nucleotidyltransferase, whose protein sequence is MLDRGGHRGLIVGGAVRNAVLGLPVGDVDLATDAEPQRVIDLAGAAGLKSVPTGIDHGTVTVIADHTPYEITTFRRDVETFGRAATVAFSDRIEDDAERRDFTMNALYATARGEVLDPVGGWPDVIARRLRFVGDAASRIREDYLRILRFFRFYAWYATDFAEGTTEAIAANLGGLGHVSAERIGAEIAKLLAAPDPAASLALMAQTGVLAQVLPRADPAPLPALIAAEAAHDAAPDWLRRMALIAPADAASGLRLSRAQTAQLARLQQAAGTPLAEVAFRHGREIARDAALIAVAKGLPVPTDWPGRIARAASAPLPIAAADLMPGLRGPALGEGLRAAEALWLASDFTATRADLVAAARRIGESA, encoded by the coding sequence ATGCTGGATCGCGGCGGGCATCGCGGGCTGATCGTCGGCGGCGCGGTGCGCAACGCGGTGCTGGGGCTGCCGGTCGGGGATGTCGATCTGGCCACCGACGCCGAGCCGCAGCGGGTCATCGACCTCGCCGGCGCGGCCGGGCTGAAATCGGTGCCGACCGGCATCGACCACGGCACCGTCACCGTCATCGCCGACCACACGCCTTATGAGATCACCACCTTCCGCCGCGATGTCGAGACCTTCGGCCGCGCGGCGACGGTGGCCTTTTCCGACCGGATCGAGGACGACGCCGAGCGGCGCGACTTCACCATGAACGCGCTCTATGCGACCGCACGAGGCGAGGTGCTGGACCCGGTCGGCGGCTGGCCCGACGTCATCGCGCGCCGGCTGCGCTTTGTCGGCGATGCGGCCAGCCGGATCAGGGAAGACTACCTGCGAATCCTGCGCTTTTTCCGCTTTTACGCCTGGTATGCCACCGACTTCGCCGAGGGCACGACCGAGGCCATTGCCGCCAATCTGGGCGGGCTGGGCCATGTTTCGGCCGAGCGGATCGGGGCCGAGATCGCCAAGCTGCTGGCCGCGCCCGACCCCGCGGCCTCGCTGGCGCTGATGGCGCAGACCGGGGTGCTGGCGCAGGTGCTGCCCCGCGCCGATCCGGCCCCTCTGCCCGCGCTGATCGCCGCCGAGGCCGCGCATGACGCGGCGCCCGACTGGCTGCGGCGGATGGCGCTGATCGCGCCCGCTGACGCGGCGTCGGGCCTGCGCCTGTCCCGTGCGCAGACGGCGCAGCTTGCGCGGCTGCAACAGGCCGCTGGGACGCCGTTGGCCGAGGTCGCCTTTCGCCACGGGCGCGAGATCGCCCGGGACGCCGCGCTGATCGCCGTGGCCAAGGGTCTGCCCGTGCCCACGGACTGGCCGGGCCGCATCGCACGCGCGGCGTCGGCGCCGCTGCCCATCGCGGCCGCCGACCTGATGCCGGGCCTGCGCGGGCCTGCCCTGGGCGAGGGATTGCGCGCCGCCGAGGCGCTGTGGCTCGCGTCTGACTTTACCGCCACCCGCGCCGACCTCGTCGCCGCCGCCCGCCGGATCGGAGAGAGCGCATGA
- a CDS encoding ABC transporter ATP-binding protein yields the protein MNLHRIFARMIDAFRPADGPPPQSLLRFMGWSLSGAGRGLGFAALVSAAAGAVDVASAMLLGAVIDAVTSAPAQSLWSANGPLLLGFVAFFLLLRPLIMGLSTASSNVIVGPNILPLVLSRLHRWTMGQAVSFFDNDFAGRLAQKQMQTARAVTDVASEMVNVVSFALATVLGSALFLLTVDGWGAAALLVWLALYLGLIRFFLPRIRSRAAARASARAMVTGQVVDTITNIKTVKLFAHDEHEDRAALAAMAGFRERALDFGVVSTWFRVSLMTLAGLLPVILIGGSALLWQRGMATAGDIAAAGAIALRLSQMTGWVSMSLMGIWGSVGEIEDGMRTLSPPHGLADAPDAVALPPVQGLIEFQKVSFAYGRADGQGGIRDIDLTIRPGERIGLVGASGAGKSTLVALLLRLYDTERGTIRIDGQDIRHVTQASLRRQIGMVTQETAMFNRSARDNIAYGSPGATQAQIDAAAAAAEADSFIGEMQDHMGRKGYDAHLGERGVKLSGGQRQRIALARAFLKDAPILILDEATSALDSEVEAAIQGSLDRVMAGKTVLAIAHRLSTIAEMDRIVVLERGRIVEQGSHQELLALDGTYSRYWQRQSGGFLGTDDDAQAAE from the coding sequence ATGAACCTGCACCGCATCTTTGCCCGCATGATCGACGCCTTCCGCCCGGCCGACGGCCCGCCGCCGCAAAGCCTGCTGCGCTTCATGGGCTGGTCGCTGTCGGGCGCCGGGCGGGGGCTTGGCTTTGCGGCGCTGGTCTCGGCGGCGGCCGGGGCGGTCGATGTTGCCTCGGCGATGCTTCTGGGTGCGGTGATCGACGCGGTCACCTCGGCCCCGGCGCAGTCGCTGTGGTCGGCGAACGGACCGCTTTTGCTGGGGTTCGTGGCGTTTTTCCTGCTGCTGCGGCCGCTGATCATGGGGCTGTCCACGGCCTCGTCGAACGTCATCGTGGGGCCGAACATCCTGCCCCTGGTGCTGTCGCGGCTGCATCGCTGGACCATGGGGCAGGCAGTCAGCTTTTTCGACAACGATTTCGCCGGGCGGCTGGCGCAGAAGCAGATGCAGACCGCGCGCGCCGTCACCGATGTCGCGTCCGAGATGGTCAACGTGGTTTCCTTCGCGCTGGCGACGGTGCTTGGCTCGGCGCTGTTCCTGCTGACCGTCGATGGCTGGGGGGCGGCGGCGCTGCTGGTCTGGTTGGCGCTGTATCTGGGGCTGATCCGGTTCTTCCTGCCCCGCATCCGCAGCCGCGCGGCGGCGCGGGCCTCGGCCCGGGCGATGGTGACCGGGCAGGTGGTCGACACCATCACCAACATCAAGACCGTCAAGCTGTTCGCCCATGACGAGCATGAGGACCGGGCCGCCCTTGCCGCCATGGCCGGTTTCCGCGAGCGGGCGCTGGATTTCGGCGTCGTCTCGACCTGGTTCCGGGTCTCGCTGATGACGCTGGCGGGGCTGCTGCCGGTGATCCTGATCGGCGGCTCGGCGCTGTTGTGGCAGCGCGGGATGGCCACGGCGGGCGATATCGCCGCCGCCGGCGCGATCGCGCTGCGGCTGTCGCAGATGACCGGCTGGGTCAGCATGTCGCTGATGGGCATCTGGGGCTCGGTCGGCGAGATCGAGGACGGGATGCGGACGCTCTCGCCCCCGCACGGGCTGGCCGATGCGCCCGATGCCGTGGCGCTGCCGCCGGTTCAGGGGCTGATCGAGTTCCAGAAGGTCAGCTTCGCCTATGGCCGCGCCGATGGGCAGGGCGGCATCCGCGACATCGACCTGACCATCCGGCCGGGCGAGCGGATCGGGCTGGTCGGGGCCTCGGGCGCGGGGAAATCGACGCTGGTGGCGCTGCTGCTGCGGCTTTACGACACCGAGCGCGGGACCATCCGCATCGACGGCCAGGACATCCGCCACGTCACCCAGGCCAGCCTGCGCCGCCAGATCGGCATGGTCACGCAGGAAACGGCCATGTTCAACCGCTCGGCCCGCGACAACATCGCCTATGGCAGCCCCGGCGCGACGCAGGCGCAGATCGACGCCGCCGCCGCCGCCGCCGAGGCCGACAGCTTCATCGGCGAGATGCAGGATCACATGGGTCGCAAGGGCTATGACGCGCATCTGGGCGAGCGCGGCGTCAAGCTGTCGGGCGGGCAGCGGCAACGGATCGCGCTGGCCCGCGCCTTCCTGAAGGACGCGCCGATCCTGATCCTCGACGAGGCGACATCGGCGCTGGACAGCGAGGTCGAGGCGGCGATCCAGGGCTCGCTGGACCGGGTCATGGCTGGCAAGACCGTGCTGGCCATCGCCCACCGCCTGTCCACCATCGCCGAGATGGACCGGATCGTGGTTCTGGAACGCGGCCGCATCGTCGAGCAGGGCAGCCATCAGGAATTGCTGGCGCTTGACGGCACCTATTCCCGCTATTGGCAGCGGCAGTCGGGCGGCTTTCTGGGCACTGACGACGACGCGCAGGCGGCGGAATGA
- a CDS encoding class I SAM-dependent RNA methyltransferase, translating to MTASTTLSIDRLGRRGDGVARTVEGQTVLVPLTLPGEVVTGEIRDGRIAAPAIVTASADRVAPPCPHYADCGGCLLMHGSDGFVARWKADSVLTALAAQGIGATIAGIATSPPRSRRRAVLSGRRAKKGVTLGFHARQSERIVDIHSCHVLRPAILAALPALRDLVAAGASRTAELVLTVTEGPAGLDLAVSGGKPLTPALSQTLAAVAEAADLARLDWDGVPMTRRAPVQRMGRAQVIPPPGAFLQATAEGEAALRAVVRHALKGAARVVDLFAGCGTFALPLAETAEVHAVEGLAAPLAALDQGWRDAHGLKRVTTETRDLAARPLLADELQGFDAVVIDPPRSGAAAQAAQLAALRDGPTRVAWVSCDPVSFARDAKRMIEGGWRMDPIHVVDQFRWSPHVETVTVFRRG from the coding sequence ATGACGGCCAGCACGACGCTGTCGATCGACCGGCTGGGACGGCGTGGCGACGGGGTGGCGCGGACGGTAGAGGGCCAGACCGTGCTGGTGCCGCTGACCCTGCCGGGCGAGGTGGTCACGGGCGAGATTCGCGACGGCCGCATCGCCGCCCCGGCGATCGTCACCGCCTCGGCGGACCGGGTGGCGCCGCCCTGCCCGCATTATGCCGATTGTGGCGGCTGCCTGCTGATGCATGGCAGCGATGGCTTTGTCGCGCGCTGGAAGGCTGACAGCGTGCTGACGGCACTTGCCGCACAGGGGATCGGCGCGACCATTGCCGGGATCGCCACCTCGCCGCCGCGCTCTCGCCGGCGGGCGGTGCTGTCGGGGCGGCGGGCGAAAAAGGGCGTGACGCTGGGGTTTCACGCCCGGCAGTCGGAGCGCATCGTCGATATTCACAGCTGCCATGTGCTGCGCCCGGCGATCCTCGCGGCGTTGCCGGCGCTGCGCGATCTGGTCGCGGCCGGGGCCTCGCGCACGGCAGAGCTGGTGCTGACGGTGACCGAGGGGCCGGCCGGGCTGGATCTGGCGGTCAGCGGCGGCAAGCCCCTGACGCCCGCGCTAAGTCAGACCCTCGCGGCGGTGGCCGAGGCCGCCGATCTGGCGCGTCTGGACTGGGACGGCGTGCCGATGACCCGGCGCGCGCCGGTGCAGCGCATGGGCCGGGCGCAGGTGATCCCGCCGCCGGGCGCCTTCCTGCAGGCGACCGCCGAGGGCGAGGCCGCGCTGCGCGCCGTGGTCCGTCACGCGCTGAAAGGCGCGGCGCGGGTGGTCGATCTGTTCGCCGGCTGCGGCACCTTTGCCCTGCCGCTGGCCGAGACGGCCGAGGTTCACGCGGTCGAGGGGCTGGCCGCACCGCTCGCGGCGCTGGATCAGGGCTGGCGAGATGCCCACGGCCTCAAACGCGTCACCACCGAGACCCGCGATCTGGCCGCGCGGCCTCTGCTGGCGGATGAGCTGCAGGGTTTCGATGCCGTCGTCATCGACCCGCCGCGCAGCGGTGCGGCGGCGCAGGCAGCACAGCTTGCCGCGCTGCGGGACGGCCCGACGCGCGTGGCATGGGTCAGCTGCGACCCGGTCAGCTTCGCCCGCGACGCCAAGCGCATGATCGAGGGCGGCTGGCGGATGGACCCGATCCATGTCGTCGACCAGTTCCGCTGGTCGCCGCATGTCGAGACCGTCACCGTCTTTCGCCGCGGCTGA